CGGCCTCGAGCAGGACGGCATGGCGAAGGACGAGATGGCCGAACGCGTGACGCAGATGCTGAAGCTCGTAAAGCTAGAGCAGTTTGCCTCACGCAAACCGAACCAGCTCTCCGGCGGTCAGCGCCAGCGCGTTGCGCTCGCCCGCTCGCTCGCCAAACGCCCGAAAGTGCTGCTGCTCGATGAACCGCTCGGCGCGCTCGACAAGAAGCTGCGCGAGGAAACCCAGTTCGAACTGATGGACTTGCAACAGACGCTCGGCCTCACCTTCGTTGTGGTCACCCACGATCAGGAAGAGGCGATGACCATGGCCGACCGCATCGCGGTCATGAGCCACGGCAAGGTCGTGCAGGTGGCAACGCCGGCCGAAATTTATGAGGCGCCGAATTGCCGCTTCGTCGCCGATTTCATCGGTGACGTGAACATCTTCGACGGCAAGGTGACGACGTCGGGAAATGGCGCCGTCGAGATTGCTGTCGACAGCGGTTTCACCATCCGCATTGCCGCCCCCGACACTCCGGCAATCGGCAGCACGGCCGGTTTTGCCATTCGTCCGGAAAAGATCCGTGTCAGCCGCGCGGCACCGGCGAACACCCCCGTCAATGCGGCCAAGGGGGAGATCTGGGATATCGGCTATCTCGGCGACATGACGGTCTTCCACATAAAGCTGGCGAGCGGCCAGTTCGTCAGAACCTCTTCCCTCAATGCGCAGCGTTCCGTCGAAGACCCCTTCACCTATGATCAGGATGTCTGGGTTTCTTTCGATCAGGATGCGGGTGTGCTGCTGAAGGATTGAAATCATGGGCACGCTGGCATCACGCTTCTATAACCGCCTCGTCATTGTCATTCCCTATGCTTGGCTGCTGCTCTTCTTTCTGGCTCCGTTCTTCATCGTTTTCCGCATCTCGCTGTCGACGACGGCGATCGCCATACCGCCCTATGAGCCTGTTTTCTCTTTTGCCGACGGCTGGAGCGGTTTCTGGAGCAAGATCGCGACCTTCTCCTTCGACAATTACGGCTATCTCACCGACGATCCACTCTACTTCAACGCCTACCTGTCGAGCGTCATCATCGCGGCGGTCTCGACTTTGCTGATGTTGCTGATCGCTTATCCGATCGCCTATGGCATGGCGCAGGCGCCGCGCACGATCCGGCCGACGCTGCTGATGCTCGTCATCCTGCCGTTCTGGACGAGCTTCCTGATCCGCGTCTATGCCTGGATTGCCATCCTGAAGCCCGAGGGACTGCTGAACCAGCTCCTCCTGTCGCTGCATATCATCGACACCCCACTGATCATTCTCAACACCCCGACGGCGGTCTATATCGGCATCGTCTATTCCTATCTGCCCTTCATGGTGCTGCCGCTCTATTCGGCGCTCGAAAAGATGGACGGCACGCTGATCGAGGCAGCGCAGGATCTCGGCTGCACGCCGGTCCAGGCCTTCTGGCGCGTCACCTTCCCGCTATCGATCCCCGGCGTGGTTGCCGGCTGCATGCTGGTCTTCATCCCTGCCGTTGGCGAGTTCGTCATTCCCGATCTTCTCGGCGGTTCGCAGACGCTGATGATCGGCAAGACGCTCTGGAACGAATTCAACGCGAACAGAGACTGGCCGGTCTCCTCGGCGGTCGCAACCATCCTGCTGATGATCCTGGTGATCCCGATCGTCTTCTTCCAGAATGTGCAGGCCAAGGCCGAAGAGCGGGAGAAGTAAGCCATGCTGAGATGGACCCGTTTCAACATCATCTCCGTCGTGCTCGGCTTTGCCTTCCTCTATCTGCCGATCGTGCTGCTGGTGGTTTTTTCCTTCAACGAATCGAAACTCGTCACCGTCTGGGGCGGCTTCTCCGCCAAATGGTATGTCTCGCTGCTCTCGAACCAGGCCCTGCTCGATGCCGCCTGGGTGACGATCCGTGTCGGTCTGCTGTCGGCCACCTTCGCGACCATCCTCGGCACGATGGCGGCGCTGACGCTGGTGCGCTATACCCGCTTCCGCGGCCGCATGCTCTTTTCAGGCATGGTCTATGCGCCGCTCGTCATGCCGGAAGTCATCACCGGTCTGTCGCTGCTGCTGCTCTTCGTGGCGATCGGCTTCGACCGCGGCTTTTGGACGATTACGCTGGCGCATACGACGCTGACCATGTGCTTCGTCGCCGTCGTCGTGCAATCACGGCTCTTAAGCTTCGATCAGTCGATCGAGGAAGCCGCGCAGGATCTGGGCGCGCCGCCGGTGCGCACCTTCTTCGAGATCACGCTGCCGATCATCTCGCCGGCGGTGTTTTCGGGCTGGATCCTGGCTTTCACGCTTTCGCTCGACGACCTCGTGATTGCAAGTTTCACCTCCGGCCCCGGCGCAACCACGCTGCCGATGAAGATCTATAGCCAGGTGCGCCTTGGCGTGACGCCCGAGATCAATGCGATCTGCACGATCCTCATCGCCATTGTCGCAGTCGGCGTTATCTGCGCATCGATCGTCACCAAGCGGCGCGAAGTGCAGCGCGAGCGCGACGAGCGGGCGGCCGCCGCCGGCGCCTGAGCCCTGTCCTATTGGACGCAGGGTTTATTGCGCGTGGGGCGTGCCGCCAAAAAGCGGAACCGGCGAGATCACCGGGTTCGGCCATGAGCCGCCGACGAAGAACGGCAGAAGCGGCAGCTCTGCCGTCTTGGCCGGATCGGTTGCCTCCAGCGAACCGGAAAGCGCCAGCCCGTTCGACTGATAGGTAACCACGCCGGAAAGCGCCAGCGTCTGCGTAGGCCCGATGACATGGGCGTCATGGATTTCGGCGGAGCCGTTGGCGAAATCGGCTTGAAGGTCCAATTGGTTGAAGGCGAAGGCACCGCCTGCTGCGGCACTCAGCGGAAAGAACGGCTTTTCGACAGCCTGTGTCCTGAGCGCGCCGGCGTCAATGCCGGGGATCGTGCCTTCCCTCGTCCAGAAATGCAGCTTACCGGTGACGTCGGCAAGACCGGTCGCCCAGATCGCTTTCGGCGACTGCAGGTCGAGATCGAGCGATCCCGTCGCAAGCGGTAGCGGTCCTTTGAGCTGCAGACGCTCGGCAAGGCCGGCGAAGTCGGCATCGCGGATCGATAGCTGCAGCTTGCCGCCGCCGTCGAAGTCGCGCCGCGTCGCCTCCAGATGTGCCGTCATTTCGCCGCCTTCGAAGCCGCTGTCGCCGATATCGAACTTCGCCTCGCCGCCGGTGACGATCATGCTGGCGCCGACATCGGAGAGTTGGAAGCGGCCCATCTCAGCCCGCCGCGCCGAAAGCCTGACGTCGACGTCGAGCAACTGCAGCGGCTCGCTGATGCCGGTGGAGATTCCCTCCGCCTCGCCGGCCGCCAATCTCAGCGCAAAGGCGTCGAGGAACGGCTTCAGGTTCATCTGGTCGAAGGCGAGCGTGCCGCCGATCTTCGGCCGTCTGCCGGTCGTGGTCGAAAGGTCCATCACGCCGGTGGCGCTCGCCTCGTTCAGCGACAGGCTGAGATCGTTGAAACGCAGCCCGCTGCCCGACGACATGATGTCGGATTCCAGCGAGGCGCTCTTCAGCGTGCCGACACCGGGGAGCGATCTGCCCGACCATGTCAGAAATGCCGGCACATCGGGAATGCTGACGGCGATGTTGCCGGAAAGCGCCGAAAGGCTGGCGATGCTGGCGATCCCCTGAAAACGGGCCGTCAGCAGGTTTGACGTCAGCGATGTCCGCGTCTCGGCGCTCTTGCCGGCAAAGGCGAGCAGCGGCTGGCGCGAGGCGAAATCCACCTTCAGGTCAACGCCGTTGATACGGGCGATCACGACAGCCGAGATCGCGCCCGAGAGCCGTGGCCAGCCGATGTCGGCCGTGACGCTGTCGAAATTGTAAGTCTTGGCGCTCCTGACGTCGGTCACGGCAAGCGTGCCGTCCTCGACGGTCACCGCACCGATCTCGGCATCGAGAGCGGGATCGAGCACCTCCGCCCCGTTTTCGTAGCGCACGCCGCTGATCGCATGGGCAAGCAGGCCGGTGTAACTCCAGTCGATCAGGCCATTCTCGTCACGCGTCAGCGCCAGGTTCGGCCGCAGCAGATGGAATTCGTGGAAACTCGTCCGGCCTCTCAGCGCATCGATGAGGCTGAAATCCGCCGACAAGCTTTCAATGCTGCCGAGCAGCTTGTCGCCGCTTTCGCGCGGCTGGCGGATGGTGACCTGGTTCAGCGTGATGCGCGGCGTCGGCCAGAATTCGAGAACCGGATTACCCTTGATCTCGGCATGATAGCCCGTCCATTTCGACAGCGCGTCCTCGATGCCGGAGCGCACGAAACCCGTCGTGATGAGATAGGGCGCTGCGACCCTGAGGGCCACGAACAGTGCAAGCGCAACCAGCAGAAACAGCGTCGAGATGCGGGCGAAGGCCGGAAGCCAGCGCGAAACAGGCCCGATCTTCCTGCGCCACCTGCGATGTCTAGACGT
This DNA window, taken from Rhizobium etli CFN 42, encodes the following:
- a CDS encoding AsmA family protein → MSTSRHRRWRRKIGPVSRWLPAFARISTLFLLVALALFVALRVAAPYLITTGFVRSGIEDALSKWTGYHAEIKGNPVLEFWPTPRITLNQVTIRQPRESGDKLLGSIESLSADFSLIDALRGRTSFHEFHLLRPNLALTRDENGLIDWSYTGLLAHAISGVRYENGAEVLDPALDAEIGAVTVEDGTLAVTDVRSAKTYNFDSVTADIGWPRLSGAISAVVIARINGVDLKVDFASRQPLLAFAGKSAETRTSLTSNLLTARFQGIASIASLSALSGNIAVSIPDVPAFLTWSGRSLPGVGTLKSASLESDIMSSGSGLRFNDLSLSLNEASATGVMDLSTTTGRRPKIGGTLAFDQMNLKPFLDAFALRLAAGEAEGISTGISEPLQLLDVDVRLSARRAEMGRFQLSDVGASMIVTGGEAKFDIGDSGFEGGEMTAHLEATRRDFDGGGKLQLSIRDADFAGLAERLQLKGPLPLATGSLDLDLQSPKAIWATGLADVTGKLHFWTREGTIPGIDAGALRTQAVEKPFFPLSAAAGGAFAFNQLDLQADFANGSAEIHDAHVIGPTQTLALSGVVTYQSNGLALSGSLEATDPAKTAELPLLPFFVGGSWPNPVISPVPLFGGTPHAQ
- a CDS encoding ABC transporter permease subunit, giving the protein MGTLASRFYNRLVIVIPYAWLLLFFLAPFFIVFRISLSTTAIAIPPYEPVFSFADGWSGFWSKIATFSFDNYGYLTDDPLYFNAYLSSVIIAAVSTLLMLLIAYPIAYGMAQAPRTIRPTLLMLVILPFWTSFLIRVYAWIAILKPEGLLNQLLLSLHIIDTPLIILNTPTAVYIGIVYSYLPFMVLPLYSALEKMDGTLIEAAQDLGCTPVQAFWRVTFPLSIPGVVAGCMLVFIPAVGEFVIPDLLGGSQTLMIGKTLWNEFNANRDWPVSSAVATILLMILVIPIVFFQNVQAKAEEREK
- a CDS encoding ABC transporter permease, which gives rise to MLRWTRFNIISVVLGFAFLYLPIVLLVVFSFNESKLVTVWGGFSAKWYVSLLSNQALLDAAWVTIRVGLLSATFATILGTMAALTLVRYTRFRGRMLFSGMVYAPLVMPEVITGLSLLLLFVAIGFDRGFWTITLAHTTLTMCFVAVVVQSRLLSFDQSIEEAAQDLGAPPVRTFFEITLPIISPAVFSGWILAFTLSLDDLVIASFTSGPGATTLPMKIYSQVRLGVTPEINAICTILIAIVAVGVICASIVTKRREVQRERDERAAAAGA
- a CDS encoding ABC transporter ATP-binding protein, whose product is MKSLGNIRRAFAPWTDPSAKPFIAFKNITKRFGNFTAVDDLSLNIYHREFFALLGASGCGKSTLLRMLAGFEQPTSGEIILDGTDLAGTPPYKRPVNMMFQSYALFPHMTVEKNIAFGLEQDGMAKDEMAERVTQMLKLVKLEQFASRKPNQLSGGQRQRVALARSLAKRPKVLLLDEPLGALDKKLREETQFELMDLQQTLGLTFVVVTHDQEEAMTMADRIAVMSHGKVVQVATPAEIYEAPNCRFVADFIGDVNIFDGKVTTSGNGAVEIAVDSGFTIRIAAPDTPAIGSTAGFAIRPEKIRVSRAAPANTPVNAAKGEIWDIGYLGDMTVFHIKLASGQFVRTSSLNAQRSVEDPFTYDQDVWVSFDQDAGVLLKD